A single region of the Acidobacteriota bacterium genome encodes:
- a CDS encoding TCR/Tet family MFS transporter, whose protein sequence is MTTPNPQAPSRRQAGVGFIFAVILLDMLGVGLIIPVFPELVEQFRGGDTSAAAVAVGAIAACYAVAQFVCAPILGALSDRFGRRRILLLSMFGLGVDYVIMGFAPSLGWLFAGRIVAGVMGASITTANAYIADISTPETRARNYGLVNVAFGVGFILGPIFGGLLGGIDLRLPFFAAAGLCLLNSLYGFLVLPESLAPENRSAFSLRKANPVSSIVHLRTYPLVASLAIAFLLLALAQRGLETSWVLYTSYRYGWNEFQNGLALAAVGVAAALVQGFLVRPAVTWLGERRAVLVGFGIGTLAFAGYGLAPNGPVLIAVIFAGSLGGIAGPAVQAIIAGTVKPTEQGKIQGALTSLMSLSAIAAPLVFTSGVFGYFTSDAAPFELPGAPLLAGSLLMAVAMLLLVRAFRRH, encoded by the coding sequence ATGACGACCCCGAATCCTCAAGCGCCTTCCCGCCGTCAGGCCGGCGTCGGATTCATCTTCGCCGTGATCCTGCTCGACATGCTCGGCGTCGGGCTCATCATTCCCGTCTTCCCCGAACTCGTCGAGCAGTTCAGGGGCGGCGACACGTCAGCCGCCGCCGTAGCCGTGGGCGCGATCGCCGCCTGCTACGCCGTGGCGCAGTTCGTCTGCGCGCCGATCCTCGGCGCGCTTTCCGATCGCTTCGGCCGCCGGCGCATCCTGCTGCTCTCCATGTTCGGCCTGGGCGTGGACTACGTGATCATGGGCTTCGCGCCATCGCTCGGCTGGCTGTTCGCGGGCCGGATCGTCGCCGGGGTGATGGGCGCCAGCATCACGACGGCGAACGCCTACATCGCCGACATCTCGACGCCGGAGACCCGGGCCCGGAACTACGGGCTGGTCAACGTCGCCTTCGGCGTCGGTTTCATCCTCGGACCGATCTTCGGCGGCCTGCTCGGCGGCATCGACCTGCGGCTGCCCTTCTTCGCCGCGGCCGGTCTCTGCCTCCTGAACTCGCTCTACGGCTTCCTCGTGCTGCCGGAGTCGCTGGCGCCGGAGAACCGGAGCGCCTTCTCACTCCGCAAGGCGAATCCGGTGTCGAGCATCGTGCACCTCCGCACCTACCCCCTGGTCGCCAGCCTGGCGATCGCCTTTCTGCTGCTGGCGCTCGCGCAACGCGGCCTGGAGACGTCGTGGGTGCTCTACACCAGCTATCGCTACGGCTGGAACGAGTTCCAGAACGGTCTGGCCCTGGCTGCCGTCGGCGTCGCAGCGGCGCTGGTCCAGGGTTTCCTGGTGCGGCCAGCGGTCACCTGGCTGGGCGAGCGCCGGGCGGTGCTGGTCGGCTTCGGCATCGGAACGCTGGCCTTCGCCGGCTACGGCCTCGCGCCGAACGGCCCCGTCCTCATCGCCGTGATCTTCGCGGGATCGCTGGGGGGCATCGCCGGACCGGCGGTCCAGGCAATCATCGCGGGAACGGTGAAGCCCACCGAGCAGGGGAAGATCCAGGGTGCCCTGACGTCGCTGATGAGCCTGTCGGCGATCGCGGCGCCGCTCGTCTTCACCAGCGGCGTGTTCGGCTACTTCACCTCCGACGCCGCTCCGTTCGAGTTGCCCGGCGCGCCCCTTCTGGCCGGATCGCTGCTCATGGCGGTCGCCATGCTGCTGCTGGTCCGGGCGTTCCGTCGACACTGA
- a CDS encoding efflux RND transporter permease subunit, whose product MKAGLDTLAIRRPVAVSMFFVALVMLGGFAWQRLPVELLPALTGDSLYVSFFRPGSEPETVEREILMPLEARVRTLPRVAETWGEVTGSSGSFTVRFERGVDLKVRELEMRRIAADLARTQPRDTFLDVQADDTSVFSSFAMILQVTGSDDADALYDLVDEMITPRLAAVPGVSQAMLGGGASRQLTVWVDPNRCAALGVTTEQVTAAVRGAAGRLRYLGSLEDEAGRTAVMLDGRPAGPVSMGEVRIIPDRPVLVRHVAEVEIGSGRRQMLYRVNGEPSVGVIVFQEEGANLVRLGRDLRRRIDEINEEFTPLGIRLLVSFDAAELVETQIDRLRNLGLSGFGIALLVLFLFLRQWRAVAVVAVAVPVSLAVALSFLYVAGLSLNLFTLFGLAVGVGLIVDNSVVVFESVQRRLERGRSPDDAAAGGIRRTGRAIVAASVTTAIVFLPAVIVDLESSLVQNLIALLSLAILLPLFGSLLVAIGLVPLLARHLAAPAAIRRLTRLRQRRERFGGLVSPDPTRILFAGVLASALRRPASWITGVVAAVVLSVIAALFLVASSGTGQAPIADQVQLSVRLPEGRGSLESAVRVFDRLETIGEVDGVDRVESMIREEGGSLTVHLVDEDERPEDLTARRVRQLLRPPARRAGAELLNPGEGEGPGGRGGGGGGRGGGAQELLGGGPSRVVLSGNDNEQLTDLASQVTERLREIEGIASAYPAVRPGPDELHVSPNRRAFDTFGVLLDEVLPMLNLAGREGTRINTGYPLDSGRELPIVVQRLENQRDEAESSDGSSFNRDVSLSGLQQLRVSTGAGVLPVVALAQVRQAPPSPVITHHNGVREREVFYTIAPDVPRRGPARDAFDRNLDEAIASIHRPAGTTIALDRSGESTNWFRRIAVPVVLLVFLVLAVTFESLTLPLLVLIALPLALLGSVWALVLTGIGFEAMALLGALVLLGLAINPAVLLVDRMQQHTLGAGWTAGAAALAAVRERARPVLMTSATTVAALAPLSIATGRENEIWPPFATLVIGGLLTATVLTLLVIPVGFVFLRRLDELFSRVGPWVVLTWLGAVIAITAPLFAFGVIESMFWQVTTTVLIAGALLGVTVWLLPKPASPEPDTAAGPPRLVVRHLRKTYGLPGPVRRAMRTSTDFARRVAARGGQAFHPSDARDRLLPLLLIFAGAIALAARMRGGLIVLGVLIAILLIGSRLLREVRRARGRADDLGRVESGGIEGVLTALLPWALLAWLVFPEMVADPEVGGFVALGIVSAVILLVQLGRRTARLETMRREQRSARRRRTRGWRGQILRLWRAAATKVFGLDLPIDTVKALAAVSFEVERGMVGVLGPNGAGKTTLLRQLTGILDSTRGRITLGGVPLLSVRTRLARYVGYLPQDAGLPPRLTARQYLEYYAALYQIDKSERAERISTLLREVGLDERADEQIGGYSGGMRQRVAVARTLLRLPPIIVVDEPTVGLDPRERVRFRNLLSRLAKDRIVLFSTHVVEDVAVACDRVLVLTRGRMVFDGHPAALSREAEGRVWSWRTADEEEAPELPEGAVLADRKPEPDGTSSLRVLAADRPDDRAESVEPTLEDGYLWLARAARGEAPA is encoded by the coding sequence GTGAAGGCCGGTCTCGACACGCTCGCCATCCGCCGCCCGGTGGCGGTGTCGATGTTCTTCGTGGCGCTCGTCATGCTCGGCGGGTTCGCCTGGCAGCGACTGCCGGTCGAACTACTTCCCGCTCTGACGGGCGACTCGCTCTACGTCAGCTTCTTCCGCCCCGGCAGCGAGCCGGAGACGGTCGAGCGGGAAATCCTGATGCCGCTCGAAGCCCGGGTCCGCACGCTGCCCCGGGTGGCCGAAACCTGGGGCGAAGTGACCGGTTCGAGCGGCAGCTTCACCGTCCGCTTCGAACGCGGCGTCGATCTGAAGGTACGCGAACTCGAGATGCGCCGCATCGCTGCGGATCTCGCGCGGACACAACCGCGCGACACCTTCCTGGACGTGCAGGCCGACGACACGAGCGTGTTCTCGAGCTTCGCCATGATCCTGCAGGTCACCGGTTCCGACGACGCGGACGCGCTGTACGACCTGGTCGACGAGATGATCACCCCTCGCCTGGCCGCGGTGCCGGGAGTCAGCCAGGCGATGTTGGGCGGCGGCGCCTCGCGCCAGTTGACCGTGTGGGTCGACCCGAACCGCTGCGCCGCGCTCGGCGTGACGACGGAGCAGGTAACCGCCGCGGTGCGCGGTGCGGCAGGACGCCTCCGCTACCTCGGCAGCCTGGAGGACGAGGCTGGACGGACGGCGGTGATGCTCGACGGCCGGCCTGCCGGCCCGGTGTCGATGGGCGAAGTCCGGATCATCCCCGACCGTCCCGTCCTGGTCCGCCACGTAGCCGAAGTGGAGATCGGCTCCGGCCGGCGCCAGATGCTGTACCGGGTCAACGGCGAGCCGTCGGTGGGCGTCATTGTGTTCCAGGAGGAAGGCGCCAACCTGGTGCGACTCGGCCGCGATCTGCGCCGCCGGATTGACGAGATCAACGAGGAGTTCACTCCGCTCGGCATCCGCCTGCTCGTCAGCTTCGACGCAGCCGAACTCGTCGAAACGCAGATCGACCGGCTGCGGAACCTCGGTCTCTCGGGTTTCGGGATCGCTCTACTGGTCCTCTTCCTCTTCCTGCGCCAGTGGCGCGCGGTGGCCGTTGTCGCGGTCGCCGTGCCGGTCAGTCTGGCCGTGGCCCTTTCCTTTCTCTACGTGGCCGGCCTGTCGCTCAACCTGTTCACGCTCTTCGGGCTGGCCGTCGGCGTCGGACTCATCGTGGACAACAGCGTGGTCGTGTTCGAGTCCGTCCAGCGGCGCCTGGAACGCGGCAGGAGTCCCGACGACGCCGCTGCCGGGGGCATTCGCCGCACCGGCCGCGCCATCGTCGCGGCCTCCGTCACCACGGCGATCGTCTTCCTGCCCGCCGTCATCGTCGACCTGGAGTCGTCCCTCGTCCAGAACCTGATCGCTCTCCTGTCGCTGGCCATCCTGTTGCCGCTGTTCGGTTCCCTCCTGGTGGCGATCGGGCTGGTGCCCCTTCTGGCACGGCACCTCGCCGCGCCGGCCGCGATTCGACGGTTGACCAGGCTGCGCCAGCGTCGCGAACGCTTCGGCGGCCTGGTGTCGCCCGACCCCACCCGGATTCTGTTCGCGGGCGTGCTCGCCTCCGCGCTGCGCCGGCCGGCGAGCTGGATCACCGGCGTCGTCGCCGCCGTCGTCCTGAGTGTCATCGCCGCCCTGTTCCTCGTTGCTTCGAGCGGTACGGGCCAGGCGCCGATCGCCGATCAGGTTCAACTCTCCGTCCGGCTGCCGGAGGGCCGCGGGAGTCTCGAGTCGGCGGTCCGCGTCTTTGATCGTCTTGAGACGATCGGGGAGGTCGACGGCGTCGACCGCGTGGAGAGCATGATCCGGGAAGAGGGAGGATCGCTCACCGTCCACCTGGTGGATGAAGATGAGCGGCCCGAGGATCTGACGGCCAGGCGCGTCCGCCAGCTGCTGCGGCCGCCAGCGCGACGGGCCGGCGCAGAGCTGCTGAATCCGGGTGAGGGGGAAGGCCCCGGGGGACGTGGAGGCGGCGGAGGCGGCAGAGGCGGTGGCGCCCAGGAGCTGCTCGGCGGCGGCCCATCGCGGGTCGTCCTTTCCGGCAACGACAACGAGCAGTTGACGGACCTCGCGTCCCAGGTCACCGAACGGTTGCGGGAGATCGAGGGCATAGCGAGCGCCTACCCGGCGGTACGCCCGGGGCCGGACGAACTCCACGTGAGTCCGAATCGGCGAGCCTTCGACACCTTCGGCGTGCTCCTGGACGAAGTACTGCCGATGCTGAACCTGGCCGGCCGCGAGGGGACCAGGATCAACACCGGCTATCCGCTGGACAGCGGGCGGGAGTTGCCGATCGTCGTCCAACGGCTGGAAAACCAGCGCGACGAGGCCGAGTCCTCAGACGGCAGCAGCTTCAACCGCGACGTGTCGCTCAGTGGGCTGCAGCAGCTCCGCGTCTCGACCGGAGCCGGTGTCCTACCGGTCGTTGCCCTCGCGCAGGTGCGGCAGGCGCCGCCTTCGCCGGTCATCACCCACCACAACGGCGTCCGCGAGCGGGAGGTCTTCTACACCATAGCGCCGGACGTGCCGCGGCGAGGCCCGGCGCGCGACGCCTTCGACCGGAACCTGGACGAAGCGATCGCCAGCATCCACCGGCCCGCGGGCACGACGATCGCGCTCGACCGTTCCGGGGAGAGCACGAACTGGTTCCGGCGCATCGCGGTGCCGGTGGTTCTACTCGTCTTCCTGGTCCTGGCGGTGACCTTCGAGTCGCTGACGTTGCCGCTACTCGTCCTGATCGCCCTTCCGCTCGCCCTGCTCGGTTCGGTGTGGGCCCTGGTGCTGACCGGCATCGGCTTCGAGGCGATGGCTCTGCTCGGTGCGCTCGTCCTGCTGGGGTTGGCGATCAACCCGGCCGTCCTGCTCGTCGACCGGATGCAGCAGCACACGCTTGGCGCCGGCTGGACTGCCGGCGCGGCCGCCCTCGCCGCGGTCCGCGAGCGCGCGCGCCCGGTCCTGATGACCTCCGCCACGACGGTCGCCGCCCTCGCACCTCTGTCGATCGCCACCGGGCGCGAGAACGAGATCTGGCCACCCTTCGCCACGCTCGTGATCGGCGGCCTTCTGACTGCGACCGTGCTGACGTTGCTCGTCATCCCGGTCGGCTTCGTCTTTCTACGACGCCTCGACGAACTGTTCAGCCGCGTCGGCCCCTGGGTCGTGCTGACATGGCTCGGTGCCGTGATCGCGATCACCGCGCCTCTGTTCGCGTTCGGCGTGATCGAGTCGATGTTCTGGCAGGTCACCACCACGGTACTCATCGCAGGAGCGCTTCTCGGCGTCACCGTATGGCTGCTCCCGAAACCGGCGTCACCGGAACCCGACACGGCAGCCGGCCCACCCAGGCTCGTGGTCCGTCACCTGCGCAAGACGTACGGCCTCCCCGGGCCGGTGCGCCGGGCGATGCGGACTTCCACCGACTTCGCCCGGCGCGTCGCCGCTCGTGGCGGTCAGGCCTTCCATCCCTCCGACGCACGGGATCGGCTGCTCCCTCTCCTGCTCATCTTCGCCGGCGCCATCGCCCTGGCAGCCCGGATGCGCGGCGGCCTGATCGTCCTCGGTGTCCTGATCGCGATCCTGTTGATCGGCTCCCGGCTGCTGCGCGAGGTGCGTCGCGCCCGCGGCCGCGCCGACGATCTCGGTCGCGTCGAATCGGGCGGTATCGAGGGCGTGTTGACGGCCCTGCTGCCCTGGGCGCTTCTCGCCTGGCTGGTCTTCCCGGAGATGGTCGCCGATCCTGAAGTGGGAGGGTTCGTTGCGCTCGGCATCGTCTCCGCGGTCATCCTGCTGGTTCAGCTCGGACGCCGCACGGCGCGGCTGGAAACAATGCGTCGGGAGCAGCGGTCGGCGCGCCGCCGGCGGACCCGCGGCTGGCGCGGTCAGATACTTCGCCTCTGGCGCGCCGCGGCCACGAAGGTGTTCGGTCTGGATCTGCCCATCGACACCGTCAAGGCCCTGGCCGCGGTGAGCTTCGAGGTCGAACGCGGCATGGTCGGAGTCCTCGGCCCGAACGGCGCCGGCAAGACGACGCTGCTCCGGCAGCTGACCGGCATTCTCGACTCGACCCGGGGCCGGATCACGCTCGGCGGCGTACCGTTGCTCAGCGTCCGAACGCGCCTGGCACGCTACGTCGGCTACCTGCCCCAGGACGCCGGCCTGCCGCCACGGCTGACCGCCCGCCAGTACCTCGAGTACTACGCCGCGCTCTACCAGATCGACAAGTCGGAGCGAGCCGAACGCATCTCGACCCTGTTGCGGGAAGTCGGGCTCGACGAGCGGGCCGACGAGCAGATCGGCGGCTACTCGGGCGGCATGCGCCAGCGCGTGGCGGTGGCGCGCACGCTGCTCCGGTTGCCTCCGATCATCGTCGTCGATGAGCCGACCGTCGGCCTCGACCCCCGCGAGAGGGTCCGCTTCCGCAACCTCCTCTCGCGCCTGGCCAAAGACCGGATCGTGCTCTTCTCCACCCACGTCGTCGAGGATGTCGCCGTGGCCTGCGACCGGGTCCTCGTGCTGACTCGCGGCCGCATGGTGTTCGACGGCCATCCGGCCGCGCTGTCGCGGGAAGCGGAGGGTCGGGTGTGGTCGTGGCGGACGGCGGACGAAGAAGAGGCGCCCGAGTTGCCCGAAGGCGCCGTGCTGGCCGACCGCAAGCCCGAACCGGACGGCACGAGCAGCCTCCGCGTGCTCGCCGCCGACCGCCCGGATGACCGGGCTGAATCGGTCGAGCCGACCCTCGAGGACGGCTACCTGTGGCTCGCTCGCGCCGCGCGCGGTGAGGCGCCGGCATGA
- a CDS encoding efflux RND transporter permease subunit, whose amino-acid sequence MIAAPGGGSGPARLAARRPVAVTVTALAFALVGWMSWRELPIDLLPDLRSPTIVVAVRSGDRPPTEMERLYGEQVEQRLFTVRGIREVQQVARTGRLIATVRFDWEADMDLALIEVQKAINPVAADPEVDEVLVRQLDPRQSPVMTLGLASEPGGPDLAELRRLARRQVAPAMEQLADVAEVRVLGGRELEVRVRVDRYRLQAFGVTLSQLEQRLVAENVDIDAGTLEDRGQVFLVRGISRFRNPRDVERVVIRYRTQAATGGEQVRQPIRVSDVADVEVAHGEIDHLVRVNGQEGVGLQVFKEAGANTVEVSRTVRAALENLELDLPRVQVSMVNDDAALVEDAMADLQNAALVGIALAVVVLALFLRSLGPTVVVASAVPVSLFVALFAMRLWDHSLNIITRAGLALGAGMLVDNAIVVVESIHRRHRPGASAADSSARGTGEVAGAIAASTLTTCVVFLPVLFVQGLAARLIEGIAFTVTASLAASLAVAMLLIPALSRWFLPRGKPASDSEEAAVAAVDASTDVPDGGEARPLGWAFDAVERFVLFLLRLRWLVVGAAVLAAAAAVNVLLGLGSELLPPADPRQFSVRMVGPPGQRVEATAAAIATLEQAVRQAAGDHLEAIQAEVGRLPEDDRLVTTELTEENTARLLVRLSAEGPTGGQLVAALSPNFTEIPDTEIEWEVGTSALAEALGSSGPPIVVEIAGQSLPDLRSASTSLRDALATHGELWNVRSSFEGGPPELRIELDRAMADGLGVDLETIARVLQSALDGRKVTLLSVGDEERHVVLSLPQPRPEELAGLRFTSSAGADLVLGQVARFVPTEGAREVFRRDQRRVAQVTARIAEGSDYPRAIAAANEAISTTDLPPGLIVRLAGEEEERQRATSELRLAGILAIVLVLMVLAGTFESLLQPLTVLFSIPLALLGVACTLGPMGRPVGVMALLGLIVLAGVAVNDAVLLIATARRLMAAGIERRAALARAAAIRLRPILMTTLTTVLVLLPLAVGAGEAAELRSPMAFTIIGGIVTSTVGSLLVLPCLYLILDSLRVTRRRRPTADA is encoded by the coding sequence GTGATCGCTGCTCCCGGTGGAGGTTCCGGCCCGGCCCGCCTCGCCGCCCGCCGTCCGGTAGCGGTCACCGTCACCGCCCTGGCATTCGCCCTCGTCGGCTGGATGTCGTGGCGCGAACTGCCGATCGACCTCCTCCCCGACCTGCGCTCGCCGACGATCGTCGTCGCGGTGCGCTCCGGTGACCGGCCTCCGACGGAGATGGAGCGGCTATACGGCGAACAGGTCGAGCAGCGCCTGTTCACGGTGCGCGGCATCCGCGAGGTCCAGCAGGTCGCGCGCACCGGCCGGCTGATCGCCACGGTGCGTTTCGACTGGGAAGCCGACATGGACCTGGCGCTGATCGAGGTCCAGAAGGCGATCAACCCGGTCGCGGCCGACCCCGAAGTCGACGAGGTCCTGGTCCGCCAGCTCGACCCCAGGCAGTCGCCGGTCATGACCCTGGGACTGGCCTCCGAGCCGGGCGGCCCGGATCTCGCTGAACTCCGCCGTCTGGCGCGACGCCAGGTGGCGCCCGCCATGGAGCAGCTCGCCGACGTCGCCGAGGTGCGCGTTCTGGGCGGTCGCGAGCTGGAAGTGCGCGTACGGGTCGACCGCTACCGTCTGCAGGCGTTCGGCGTCACGCTGAGCCAACTGGAGCAGCGCCTGGTCGCCGAGAACGTCGACATCGACGCCGGCACCCTGGAGGATCGCGGCCAGGTTTTCCTGGTCCGTGGCATCTCCCGCTTCCGCAACCCGCGGGACGTGGAGCGGGTCGTCATCCGTTACCGCACCCAGGCCGCGACAGGTGGCGAGCAGGTCCGGCAACCGATCCGGGTTTCCGACGTGGCCGACGTGGAAGTCGCCCACGGAGAGATCGACCACCTCGTTCGCGTCAACGGCCAGGAGGGTGTCGGTCTGCAGGTGTTCAAGGAGGCCGGCGCGAACACGGTCGAGGTCTCGCGCACCGTGCGAGCGGCGCTCGAGAACCTCGAGCTCGACCTGCCCCGGGTGCAGGTGTCGATGGTCAACGACGACGCCGCCCTGGTGGAGGACGCGATGGCCGACCTGCAGAACGCAGCGCTGGTCGGCATCGCGCTGGCCGTCGTCGTCCTGGCCCTGTTTCTGCGCTCGCTCGGTCCGACGGTGGTCGTCGCTTCCGCCGTGCCCGTCTCCCTCTTCGTCGCCCTGTTCGCGATGCGCCTCTGGGACCATTCGCTCAACATCATCACCCGGGCCGGGCTGGCGCTCGGCGCCGGCATGCTCGTGGACAATGCGATCGTCGTCGTCGAGAGCATCCACCGGCGCCACCGCCCTGGAGCTTCCGCTGCCGACAGCTCCGCCCGGGGTACCGGCGAAGTCGCCGGAGCGATCGCGGCGTCGACGCTGACGACCTGCGTCGTCTTCCTGCCCGTTCTCTTCGTGCAGGGGCTGGCCGCGCGGCTGATCGAGGGCATCGCCTTCACCGTTACCGCCTCGCTGGCCGCTTCGCTCGCGGTGGCGATGTTGCTGATTCCGGCCCTGTCGCGCTGGTTCCTTCCGCGCGGCAAACCGGCGTCCGACAGCGAGGAAGCGGCGGTCGCAGCCGTGGACGCCTCGACAGACGTTCCGGATGGCGGCGAGGCCCGCCCTCTGGGTTGGGCGTTCGACGCGGTCGAGCGGTTCGTGCTGTTCCTGCTCCGTCTGCGCTGGCTCGTCGTCGGCGCCGCCGTGCTGGCGGCCGCGGCCGCGGTGAACGTCCTGCTCGGCCTGGGCAGCGAACTGCTGCCGCCGGCCGATCCAAGGCAGTTCTCGGTGCGCATGGTCGGACCGCCCGGTCAGCGAGTCGAGGCAACCGCGGCCGCCATCGCCACGCTGGAGCAGGCGGTGCGCCAGGCCGCCGGCGACCACCTCGAGGCGATCCAGGCCGAGGTCGGGCGGCTGCCGGAGGACGACCGGCTGGTGACCACCGAATTGACCGAAGAGAACACCGCCCGGCTCCTCGTGCGTCTGTCGGCCGAGGGTCCCACGGGCGGTCAGCTCGTGGCAGCCCTGTCCCCGAACTTCACCGAGATCCCCGATACCGAGATCGAATGGGAGGTCGGAACATCGGCGCTCGCCGAGGCCCTGGGATCGTCCGGCCCCCCCATCGTGGTCGAGATCGCCGGTCAGTCGCTCCCCGATCTGCGCTCTGCTTCGACGAGCCTCCGTGACGCTCTCGCCACCCATGGGGAACTCTGGAACGTTCGTTCCTCCTTCGAGGGCGGCCCGCCCGAACTGCGGATCGAACTCGACCGGGCGATGGCCGACGGCCTGGGCGTCGATCTCGAGACGATCGCCCGCGTACTCCAATCGGCGCTCGACGGCCGCAAGGTCACGTTGCTGTCGGTCGGCGACGAGGAGCGGCACGTCGTCCTCTCCCTGCCCCAACCGCGGCCCGAGGAACTCGCCGGACTCCGCTTCACCAGCAGCGCCGGAGCCGATCTCGTCCTCGGACAGGTCGCGCGCTTCGTGCCGACGGAGGGAGCGCGCGAGGTCTTCCGCCGCGACCAGCGGCGCGTGGCGCAGGTCACCGCCCGGATCGCAGAAGGCAGCGACTATCCGCGAGCCATCGCGGCGGCGAACGAGGCGATTTCCACGACCGACCTTCCTCCCGGCCTGATCGTGCGGCTGGCCGGCGAGGAGGAGGAACGCCAACGCGCCACGTCCGAACTGCGGCTCGCGGGCATCCTGGCGATCGTGCTCGTCCTCATGGTGCTTGCGGGCACGTTCGAGTCCCTCCTGCAACCCCTCACCGTGCTGTTCTCGATCCCGCTCGCGCTGCTCGGCGTCGCCTGCACGCTGGGCCCCATGGGCAGGCCGGTCGGCGTGATGGCGCTGCTCGGATTGATCGTGCTCGCCGGTGTCGCGGTGAACGACGCCGTGCTCCTGATCGCCACCGCGCGGCGGTTGATGGCCGCGGGCATCGAGAGGCGAGCCGCCCTGGCCCGGGCCGCGGCGATCCGGCTGCGGCCGATCCTCATGACGACCCTCACCACGGTGCTCGTTCTGCTGCCGCTCGCCGTCGGCGCCGGCGAGGCAGCCGAACTGCGAAGCCCGATGGCCTTCACGATCATCGGCGGCATCGTCACCTCAACCGTCGGCTCGCTGCTGGTGCTGCCCTGCCTGTACCTGATTCTCGACTCGCTGAGAGTGACCCGGCGCCGGCGGCCGACCGCGGACGCCTGA
- a CDS encoding ribonucleotide-diphosphate reductase subunit beta gives MPFDSSSLPIRLFTASHERSWNPVDIDFSKERSDWMSFSDDERKLLIRLISGFRVGERGVTHELAPLQFRFRQDGRLEDEMYVTAQMYEEARHVQFFETWLIEALPGRFGVDIPYPDLHGDMFSTRLPATMRALFEDDSPEALLRAIMLYHFYVEGVGAEASYPIYYKIFERTGKLPALNRGIRLIQRDEARHIGFGVYVLQGLLAEHPHLVDQFEAQVEAMRPFAEDGPNQTFAGFERGQAPFDLDYDEYRQLYLDKLEEMRQSIYDGRLAAAV, from the coding sequence ATGCCGTTCGACAGCTCGTCGCTGCCAATACGACTCTTCACCGCTTCCCACGAGCGTTCCTGGAACCCCGTCGACATCGACTTCTCGAAGGAGCGGTCCGACTGGATGTCCTTCTCGGACGACGAGCGGAAGCTGCTGATCCGCCTGATCTCCGGCTTCCGGGTCGGCGAGCGCGGCGTGACCCACGAACTCGCGCCGCTCCAGTTCCGCTTCCGGCAGGACGGCCGGCTGGAAGACGAGATGTACGTCACGGCACAGATGTACGAGGAGGCCCGTCACGTCCAGTTCTTCGAGACCTGGCTGATCGAGGCGCTGCCGGGCCGCTTCGGGGTCGACATCCCCTACCCGGATCTTCACGGCGACATGTTCTCGACGCGGCTGCCGGCGACGATGCGTGCGCTGTTCGAGGACGACAGCCCGGAGGCGCTGCTGCGCGCCATCATGCTGTACCACTTCTACGTCGAGGGCGTGGGCGCGGAAGCCAGCTACCCGATCTACTACAAGATCTTCGAGCGCACGGGCAAGTTGCCCGCGCTCAACCGCGGCATCCGTCTGATCCAGCGCGACGAGGCCCGCCACATAGGGTTCGGCGTGTACGTTCTGCAGGGGCTGCTCGCCGAGCATCCGCACCTCGTCGACCAGTTCGAGGCGCAGGTCGAGGCGATGCGACCGTTCGCCGAGGACGGTCCGAACCAGACCTTCGCCGGCTTCGAGCGCGGTCAGGCCCCGTTCGACCTCGACTACGACGAGTACCGGCAGCTCTACCTCGACAAGCTCGAAGAGATGCGGCAGAGCATCTACGACGGCCGGCTCGCCGCCGCGGTGTAG